From the candidate division KSB1 bacterium genome, one window contains:
- a CDS encoding amidohydrolase family protein — translation MNKTRITGITFCMTFFLVGLFLTLPIKPSPAQDFDILILNGRVLDGSGSPDFKADVGIRGDHIVAVGALNNATAKRTIDANGLFVVPGFIDMHSHADRALVSDDVERRKAHNLVAQGITTVVVGPDGRNPMWPISKEIAAYRKLGIALNVVPMVGHGTVRGRVMGDDYERLATAEEVAEMKELVRAGMQQGAWGIGAAPEYRPGRFSNTEEIIELAKVVSEFNGFYYAHQRSQSPLPRWQTPSIVDGWRLTGTDGMKETIRIGKEAGIRVVGSHIKAKGPTTWGQSSIDIIMIDRARKDGVQVYLDQYPYETFGGGPVSIIPQWGFAPPGTDRSGGMDDPQWRNRELFVDYKKNLRQNLANPETKDILIKDIEYIIDLKGGADRLIIIRSPNEEHLFGKTLAEVAKEQGKSPVEKLIDFALYSDESLRSGVLFRPIAGSAFDVENYMKQEYTATCTDGGVSMNSRPGQHPRYYGAFPRKIAYYVKEKGIITLPFAIRSSTGLAAQIIGLPDRGYIRANYKADIVIFDFDKIKDRATILKPDLYPQGIVYVLLNGDFTVDGGKGTGSLPGMVLVRNEVLE, via the coding sequence ATGAATAAGACTAGAATAACAGGAATCACATTCTGTATGACTTTTTTCCTGGTAGGTTTATTCCTAACATTACCTATCAAACCCTCCCCTGCCCAGGACTTCGATATTCTCATTCTAAATGGCCGGGTTTTGGATGGTTCCGGAAGCCCTGATTTCAAAGCGGACGTTGGCATTCGCGGTGACCATATCGTTGCTGTTGGTGCTTTAAATAATGCCACTGCTAAACGAACTATCGACGCCAACGGACTATTTGTCGTGCCAGGTTTTATCGATATGCATTCCCATGCAGACCGAGCGCTGGTTTCCGATGATGTCGAACGACGCAAAGCCCACAACCTGGTTGCACAAGGTATCACGACAGTGGTCGTCGGACCGGACGGCAGGAATCCGATGTGGCCAATTTCCAAAGAAATCGCAGCCTATCGAAAACTGGGAATAGCATTAAATGTTGTGCCCATGGTCGGCCATGGTACAGTACGTGGGCGAGTTATGGGGGATGATTATGAACGCCTGGCTACAGCCGAAGAAGTTGCCGAGATGAAGGAACTTGTCCGAGCAGGCATGCAGCAAGGGGCCTGGGGAATTGGAGCAGCGCCTGAATACAGACCGGGACGTTTCAGCAACACGGAAGAAATAATCGAACTGGCAAAAGTCGTCTCTGAATTCAATGGCTTTTATTATGCGCATCAACGAAGTCAATCTCCCCTACCTCGATGGCAGACGCCCTCCATTGTGGACGGCTGGCGTTTGACTGGTACAGATGGTATGAAAGAAACGATTCGCATTGGCAAAGAAGCGGGCATTCGGGTGGTCGGCAGCCATATAAAAGCCAAAGGACCAACAACATGGGGGCAATCTTCAATAGATATAATTATGATCGACCGTGCACGTAAAGATGGCGTGCAGGTTTATCTTGATCAATACCCTTACGAGACATTTGGTGGTGGACCGGTGAGCATCATCCCGCAATGGGGCTTTGCACCGCCGGGAACAGATCGCAGCGGTGGCATGGACGATCCTCAATGGCGTAATCGAGAATTATTTGTTGATTATAAAAAGAACCTACGGCAGAATTTAGCAAATCCTGAAACGAAGGATATCCTCATCAAAGATATTGAATACATTATCGATTTAAAAGGCGGCGCAGATCGTTTGATTATTATCCGTTCTCCAAATGAAGAGCATCTATTTGGTAAAACCCTTGCAGAAGTCGCCAAAGAGCAAGGGAAATCGCCGGTGGAAAAACTCATCGATTTTGCCCTGTATAGCGATGAATCCCTTCGTTCTGGCGTGCTTTTTCGGCCTATTGCCGGTTCTGCATTTGATGTTGAGAATTATATGAAACAAGAATACACTGCAACCTGCACTGACGGTGGTGTATCGATGAATTCCCGGCCAGGCCAGCATCCCCGCTATTACGGGGCATTCCCTCGTAAAATCGCTTATTATGTAAAGGAAAAAGGAATCATCACTTTGCCTTTTGCGATTCGTTCTTCGACCGGTTTGGCTGCACAAATCATTGGCTTGCCGGATCGCGGTTACATTCGCGCCAATTATAAAGCGGATATTGTCATTTTCGATTTTGATAAAATTAAGGATCGTGCAACCATCCTGAAACCGGATTTGTACCCACAAGGGATTGTATATGTTCTGTTAAATGGTGATTTTACAGTTGATGGTGGAAAAGGGACTGGTAGTCTCCCTGGAATGGTGTTGGTTCGAAATGAGGTTCTAGAGTAG
- a CDS encoding DoxX family protein, translating to MFTLVGGPERWTNVGGAMKRIGIDFMPVFWGFMAAITESLGGLLLALGLFTRPVCLLLGFTMLMATISHYASGRGNPGNAVKFLFVFVGLFIIGPGKYSVDEWLSKKRQK from the coding sequence ATGTTCACGTTGGTTGGTGGACCTGAAAGATGGACAAATGTGGGCGGCGCCATGAAACGAATCGGTATAGATTTCATGCCGGTATTCTGGGGATTTATGGCTGCCATCACAGAATCGCTTGGCGGCCTTTTGCTGGCATTGGGGCTCTTTACCAGGCCGGTTTGTCTTTTACTTGGCTTTACCATGTTGATGGCTACAATCTCACATTATGCCAGTGGCCGGGGAAACCCGGGAAATGCAGTAAAATTTTTGTTTGTTTTTGTCGGTTTGTTTATCATTGGACCCGGTAAATACAGCGTGGATGAGTGGTTAAGTAAGAAACGTCAAAAGTGA
- a CDS encoding alpha-2-macroglobulin family protein codes for MKQLKSNHIRFRRIWVVLMFIIFFTHCSKREKDELAYPLKTAKMISQVTVGLISSQDAIRVRFVAEMVEENLVGVVMQKQVFEFEPSIDGITEWEDRRTLKFSPNGKLPLRAEYEGKLDLAVLFPEHKDADLQPLQIQFSVAGREINTISADFELVNPNDPSRLLYKGEVLFTEEIDIEAVNRASQLTVDKINIKLSWSRGSGNSHFRFESELVERDTKEKTLFFKLNKVPLGISQDYEKEAKLFPLSNLTVIDFGKVDLGQQPAIEVKFSDELDPNQDITGLITFDPPMESKLSKSGQTITIRGNFNYGESYTLVVHAGIRSKWGTTIISQLTNTLEFEDLKPGMKFSSDGVFLPTVNNRTLRFQTLNLRTVHVEIKKVFESNLGQFLQSEKLGGRSDRNESFNDYYVERVGVIVANDTLEIGETKNIWLQHELDLQQLIKPDENGLHLIKLSFDKNSMVYNMDDQSTPTRRRRYFGENYYTNPNSQGYLYRYGQIYKPIIISDIGLTYKQGHEQQIVYASNIKDATPLSGVLVNLRTYQNQIMQSETTDGQGRAIFDVPAKDIFYVEAEKDGQHSLIKLNEMSWNLSTFDTGGETIQPGATRAFIYSDRGVYRPGDTIYLSVIARNDDDTFPENHPVTLKVYNPKNQMVYEQINRESKDGFYSFRIETHPADLTGNWRAQVTAGMSKFNYPLKVETVVPFRLKVNIDPVKDRLAWNDKALNLIVKSTYLFGNPASNLEAEVEVNLNASTKRFSKYRKFQFSNRQIEFKPIKQNIFKGKLNSDGESSVSWTLPDLSYSPSAINAIVKATVFEKGGRPNFNFKDIPIDPFEYYVGIQIPEFDYGYTRVGAPMDVPIILVDPGGNPVSGRNLHYRIYKNTSYWWWEYGSHSDFRFRFKSNTHTKLLTEDDLISQHNSVHLQFTPEDRGEYLVEVTDGLNGHTAAFFFSAYHWGSAPASVDNAGELVLKSDKDKYAPGDIASVSFPTPKEGRILVSIEKSSSILDSYWQNPNPEDFETTLEIPVTAEMLPNVYVSVSIIQPQSQTENDRPIRMYGVVPLFVEEESTRETLIINMAENLKPKELFDIDISTSDESETQFTIAVVDEGLLDLTHFQTPDPWQLFFAKQSLNVNSYDLYSYIIGINKGDVFKVFSIGGDLAARYRTSQMDDEKAKRFEPVALFKGPLSTDENGKASVQFEMPDYIGSVRVMVISAKGSKYGHADQTVPVKTDLMVLPSLPRSLGVGDQIVVPVTVFAMRDSIGTVTVSINTEGPVTISGVSSKAILLNEEGEKDLFFDLSANMATGIATINISVEGQNIRSEFQTELDIRTSSPRLYESAEKEVARGRTVSFIIPDKGIPGSNHASISIRRRPKMNFANRLQWLIRYPYGCIEQSISAVFPQLYLKTILAQTLTEKDEIDLNINEGIKRLRRFQLPSGGFTYWPGSTSPSSWGTNYAGHFLIEAKNLGYSVPAGLMKNWLRYQKSQALVTRDNLMTRVYGVYLLALAGEPAIGPMNLLKENNLKDMRDVEKWLLASAYKMAGIDRTATQILRETGKSVSDYNEFGGTYGSGWRDRAIILDQLINFQRMDEADELAQQIASVLSARDWYSTQTTGFMLLALGKYLYTIEGEGSDIPTMTGEFRLPNGETIDFDTQNFEFSHTITRGFGNQVEVRLNDNATITRAFVTLSWDGVPLISEARDESKNLGLQVTWLDEDGMKIDPKALQQGSSFWAHYEVANPNKVSIEELALVQLLPAGWEVDNIRLTGETMPNWMSNWNLNYEEYLDIRDDRVMWFFDFPRNIRSRNRRNRRNRNQTREVLDFVLKMNAVTTGQFVLPPTTVEAMYNNQYKALQAGHEVEVLSR; via the coding sequence ATGAAACAGCTAAAATCTAACCATATCCGCTTTCGGCGCATATGGGTTGTGTTGATGTTCATAATATTTTTCACTCATTGCAGCAAACGAGAAAAAGATGAATTGGCCTACCCGTTAAAAACCGCCAAAATGATCAGCCAGGTAACTGTCGGTTTGATTTCTTCACAAGATGCTATTCGGGTCCGATTTGTCGCAGAGATGGTCGAGGAGAACCTCGTGGGTGTTGTCATGCAAAAACAGGTCTTCGAGTTCGAGCCATCCATCGATGGAATTACGGAATGGGAAGATCGACGCACCTTGAAATTCTCACCCAATGGGAAACTGCCATTACGCGCTGAATATGAAGGCAAACTGGATTTAGCGGTTCTTTTTCCGGAACATAAAGACGCAGATTTGCAACCTTTACAAATTCAATTTTCCGTTGCAGGCCGCGAGATTAATACCATATCCGCTGATTTTGAGCTGGTGAATCCAAACGATCCCAGTCGCCTGCTCTACAAGGGAGAAGTTTTGTTCACGGAAGAAATTGATATAGAAGCCGTGAACAGGGCATCGCAGTTAACAGTTGATAAGATAAACATCAAGCTCAGTTGGAGCCGTGGTAGCGGTAACAGTCATTTCCGCTTTGAAAGTGAGCTGGTGGAACGTGATACAAAAGAAAAAACATTGTTTTTCAAACTAAACAAAGTTCCCCTGGGAATTTCACAAGATTACGAAAAAGAAGCGAAACTTTTCCCACTTTCAAATTTGACAGTTATAGATTTTGGAAAAGTGGATTTGGGGCAACAACCTGCGATTGAAGTAAAATTCTCCGATGAGTTGGATCCAAACCAGGATATTACAGGATTGATTACCTTTGATCCGCCAATGGAAAGCAAACTTTCTAAATCCGGACAAACCATCACCATCCGAGGCAATTTCAATTACGGTGAAAGTTATACCCTAGTAGTTCATGCTGGAATCCGCAGTAAATGGGGCACGACGATTATAAGTCAACTCACGAACACATTAGAATTCGAAGATTTAAAACCAGGAATGAAATTTTCCAGCGACGGCGTGTTTTTACCAACTGTGAATAACCGAACCCTTCGATTCCAAACGTTGAACCTGCGAACTGTTCATGTTGAAATCAAAAAAGTCTTTGAATCCAACTTGGGTCAATTCCTGCAATCTGAGAAATTGGGGGGTAGAAGTGATCGCAATGAATCTTTCAATGATTACTATGTCGAAAGAGTTGGTGTTATCGTGGCTAATGACACATTAGAAATAGGGGAGACAAAAAACATTTGGCTGCAACACGAACTGGATTTGCAACAGCTTATCAAACCGGATGAAAATGGCCTGCACTTGATCAAGCTGAGTTTTGATAAAAACAGTATGGTCTATAATATGGATGACCAATCCACTCCCACAAGACGCAGACGCTATTTTGGCGAGAATTATTATACCAATCCGAACTCCCAAGGTTATCTTTATCGCTATGGACAAATTTACAAGCCCATTATTATCAGTGACATCGGACTGACTTACAAACAGGGGCATGAACAACAAATCGTATATGCCTCGAATATTAAAGACGCGACACCCTTAAGCGGTGTTTTGGTCAATCTGCGTACCTACCAGAATCAAATCATGCAAAGTGAGACAACCGATGGCCAGGGGCGCGCGATTTTCGATGTTCCTGCTAAGGATATTTTCTATGTCGAAGCCGAAAAAGACGGTCAGCATAGTTTGATCAAATTAAACGAGATGAGCTGGAATCTCTCCACATTTGATACCGGTGGCGAGACAATCCAACCCGGCGCTACCCGCGCTTTTATTTATAGCGATCGTGGTGTCTATCGACCGGGAGATACCATTTATCTATCAGTAATCGCCCGTAATGACGATGATACCTTTCCTGAGAATCATCCGGTTACGTTGAAAGTTTACAATCCGAAAAACCAGATGGTGTATGAACAGATCAACCGGGAAAGCAAAGACGGATTTTACAGTTTCCGGATCGAAACCCATCCGGCTGATTTAACCGGCAACTGGCGGGCGCAAGTTACTGCCGGAATGAGCAAATTTAATTATCCATTAAAGGTCGAGACAGTAGTGCCGTTTCGCCTCAAAGTGAACATAGATCCCGTAAAAGACCGACTTGCCTGGAATGATAAGGCTTTGAATCTAATTGTGAAGAGCACTTATTTGTTTGGGAATCCGGCATCCAACCTTGAAGCTGAAGTTGAAGTTAATTTGAATGCAAGCACCAAACGGTTTTCAAAATATAGAAAATTCCAATTTTCAAATAGACAGATTGAATTCAAACCTATCAAACAAAATATCTTTAAAGGCAAATTGAATTCGGATGGCGAAAGTTCCGTTTCCTGGACTTTGCCGGATCTTTCATATTCTCCATCCGCAATCAATGCTATTGTAAAAGCAACGGTATTCGAAAAAGGTGGACGACCTAATTTCAACTTCAAAGATATTCCCATCGATCCTTTCGAATATTATGTTGGCATTCAAATTCCGGAGTTTGATTACGGCTATACCAGGGTTGGGGCGCCTATGGATGTTCCGATAATTCTGGTCGATCCGGGGGGGAATCCTGTTTCCGGGCGAAATTTACATTACAGGATTTACAAGAATACAAGTTACTGGTGGTGGGAATATGGTTCCCATTCCGATTTTCGTTTTCGATTCAAAAGTAATACTCATACCAAATTATTAACAGAAGACGATTTGATCTCTCAGCACAATTCTGTGCACCTTCAATTTACTCCGGAAGATCGAGGTGAGTATCTTGTTGAGGTCACGGACGGATTGAATGGGCATACCGCAGCATTTTTCTTCAGCGCTTATCATTGGGGCTCGGCGCCGGCAAGTGTGGACAATGCAGGTGAATTGGTTCTAAAATCAGACAAGGACAAGTATGCACCCGGTGACATCGCTAGCGTTTCTTTCCCGACCCCAAAAGAGGGCCGCATTTTGGTTTCAATTGAAAAATCATCCAGTATACTTGATTCTTACTGGCAAAATCCTAATCCTGAGGATTTCGAGACCACACTTGAAATACCTGTCACAGCGGAAATGCTGCCTAATGTTTATGTATCGGTATCGATTATCCAACCTCAAAGTCAAACCGAAAATGACCGGCCAATTAGAATGTATGGTGTTGTACCGCTGTTCGTCGAAGAGGAATCTACCCGGGAAACCCTTATCATAAACATGGCCGAAAACCTGAAGCCAAAAGAGTTATTTGACATCGATATTTCCACATCCGATGAGTCGGAAACCCAGTTTACCATTGCTGTTGTTGATGAGGGCTTGCTCGATCTTACCCATTTTCAAACCCCGGATCCCTGGCAGTTATTTTTTGCAAAACAAAGTTTAAATGTGAATTCCTACGACCTTTATTCTTATATCATCGGCATCAACAAAGGCGATGTTTTTAAAGTATTCTCAATCGGTGGTGATCTGGCTGCTAGATATCGAACTTCACAAATGGATGACGAGAAAGCAAAACGATTCGAGCCGGTTGCCCTGTTCAAAGGACCGCTCTCTACGGATGAAAATGGCAAGGCCTCGGTTCAATTCGAAATGCCGGATTATATCGGCTCTGTTCGAGTGATGGTCATTTCTGCGAAAGGCAGCAAGTATGGTCATGCCGATCAAACAGTACCGGTTAAAACAGACCTAATGGTATTGCCATCACTGCCGAGGTCTCTCGGCGTTGGCGATCAGATTGTCGTGCCAGTAACAGTTTTTGCAATGCGGGACAGTATCGGAACCGTAACCGTTTCAATAAATACCGAAGGGCCGGTGACTATCAGTGGAGTTTCTTCAAAGGCAATTCTACTCAATGAGGAAGGTGAAAAAGATCTGTTTTTTGACCTGTCTGCCAATATGGCAACGGGAATTGCCACGATAAATATATCTGTGGAGGGTCAAAATATTCGCAGTGAATTTCAAACAGAATTGGATATTCGGACCTCATCACCCAGGTTGTACGAATCAGCAGAAAAAGAGGTCGCGCGAGGAAGAACTGTTTCATTTATTATACCTGACAAAGGAATCCCCGGTAGCAATCATGCCAGTATCAGTATTCGCCGGCGTCCCAAAATGAATTTTGCTAATCGTTTGCAATGGCTTATTCGATATCCGTATGGATGCATCGAGCAATCAATTTCGGCGGTTTTTCCACAACTATATTTAAAAACGATCCTGGCTCAAACCCTGACTGAAAAGGATGAAATCGATCTTAACATCAATGAGGGAATCAAACGATTACGGAGGTTTCAGCTTCCATCCGGGGGATTCACCTACTGGCCCGGAAGTACAAGTCCATCCAGTTGGGGGACCAATTACGCCGGCCATTTCCTGATTGAAGCCAAAAATTTGGGTTATAGTGTTCCAGCGGGTCTAATGAAAAATTGGCTGCGCTACCAAAAATCCCAGGCGCTGGTTACCAGGGACAATTTGATGACCCGGGTGTACGGGGTTTATTTGCTGGCATTGGCAGGTGAACCGGCTATTGGTCCCATGAATCTGCTCAAGGAAAACAACTTGAAAGATATGAGAGATGTGGAGAAATGGCTGTTGGCCAGCGCTTATAAAATGGCCGGCATCGATCGGACTGCAACGCAAATACTCAGGGAAACAGGGAAGTCGGTGAGTGACTATAATGAATTCGGAGGCACCTACGGTTCCGGATGGCGGGATAGGGCGATCATCCTGGATCAACTCATTAATTTTCAAAGAATGGATGAAGCGGATGAGCTGGCACAACAAATTGCCAGCGTGCTTTCGGCAAGAGATTGGTATTCAACCCAAACAACCGGGTTTATGCTCTTAGCCTTGGGCAAGTATCTTTATACAATTGAGGGCGAAGGTAGTGATATCCCCACTATGACTGGCGAATTTCGTCTTCCCAATGGTGAGACAATCGACTTTGATACACAGAATTTTGAATTTTCCCATACAATTACCAGGGGTTTCGGAAACCAGGTTGAAGTGCGCCTGAACGATAATGCAACGATAACCAGGGCTTTTGTAACCCTGAGTTGGGATGGAGTTCCTCTAATTAGCGAAGCCAGGGACGAATCCAAAAATCTTGGATTACAGGTCACCTGGTTGGATGAAGACGGCATGAAAATCGATCCGAAGGCATTGCAGCAAGGCAGCTCATTTTGGGCTCATTATGAAGTAGCAAATCCAAACAAGGTATCCATCGAGGAGCTTGCCCTGGTACAGTTGCTGCCGGCTGGCTGGGAAGTTGATAACATCCGACTCACTGGAGAAACCATGCCAAATTGGATGTCGAACTGGAATTTAAATTATGAAGAATATTTAGATATCCGGGACGATCGTGTCATGTGGTTCTTCGATTTTCCCAGGAACATACGAAGCAGGAATCGCAGAAATCGCAGGAATCGAAATCAAACCCGTGAAGTTTTGGATTTTGTCCTTAAGATGAATGCTGTAACAACCGGTCAATTCGTGCTGCCGCCAACCACAGTGGAAGCAATGTATAATAACCAGTATAAGGCTTTGCAGGCGGGACATGAGGTTGAGGTTTTGTCCAGGTGA
- a CDS encoding class I SAM-dependent RNA methyltransferase — protein sequence MYNYQNTSRYFAQVADDIKDIAEEELQSFGAENTKTAYRGIYFTATQKALYAINFNCRLINRVLAPLISFECHSDRYLYKTSSQVQWEDFLDSSQTFAVFATVSHSSIKHSKFAALRLKDAIVDRFRESTGERPSIDTKNPDVWINLHIENNEAIISLDTSGGSLHRRGYRKNTIEAPMVETLAAAIIKHTEWNGDMPLVDPFCGSGTLLCEAYLQATKTPAAFLRKKFGFEKLPDFDSSLWQKVKKESLGKIKPLLKGFISGSDISGEAVKASIYNSSLIDPNKAIEIKQIDVFNIQKLENKIIVCNPPYGIRMSKNEDLCHFYKTFGDFLKQRCTGSIAYIYFGERKYIKNIGLKASWKMPLSNGGLDGRLVKIDLY from the coding sequence ATTTATAATTACCAAAATACCAGTCGCTATTTTGCCCAGGTAGCAGATGATATTAAGGACATTGCCGAAGAAGAACTTCAATCTTTTGGCGCTGAGAATACAAAAACAGCATACCGGGGTATTTATTTTACCGCAACACAAAAAGCGCTTTATGCAATCAATTTTAATTGCAGGTTGATCAATCGTGTCCTAGCCCCATTAATTTCATTTGAATGTCACTCCGATCGATATTTATACAAAACATCATCACAAGTGCAATGGGAAGATTTTCTGGACTCTTCGCAAACTTTCGCTGTATTTGCAACCGTGTCTCACAGCTCCATCAAACATTCTAAATTTGCCGCCCTCCGTTTGAAAGATGCGATTGTCGACAGATTCCGGGAAAGCACTGGTGAACGCCCTTCCATAGACACAAAAAATCCGGATGTTTGGATTAACCTGCATATTGAAAACAATGAGGCGATAATTAGTTTGGATACTTCAGGTGGTTCTCTTCACAGGCGTGGCTACCGCAAAAATACAATTGAGGCACCCATGGTTGAGACGTTGGCGGCAGCTATAATAAAACATACGGAATGGAATGGAGACATGCCTCTCGTCGATCCCTTTTGTGGGTCCGGAACCTTGCTTTGTGAAGCCTATTTACAAGCGACGAAAACACCGGCCGCTTTTCTACGCAAAAAGTTCGGATTCGAAAAACTTCCCGATTTTGATTCTTCACTTTGGCAAAAGGTCAAAAAGGAAAGTTTGGGAAAAATAAAACCTTTATTGAAGGGATTCATCTCAGGCAGCGATATCTCCGGAGAAGCTGTGAAAGCTTCCATCTATAATAGTTCGTTGATCGATCCCAATAAGGCTATCGAGATCAAACAAATAGATGTTTTTAATATTCAGAAACTCGAAAATAAAATCATCGTCTGCAATCCTCCATATGGAATCCGGATGAGTAAAAATGAAGACCTATGCCATTTTTACAAAACTTTTGGGGATTTTCTGAAGCAACGTTGTACCGGTTCCATCGCCTATATTTATTTCGGTGAGAGAAAATATATCAAAAATATTGGTTTAAAAGCTTCATGGAAAATGCCGCTCTCCAATGGCGGGCTTGATGGGCGCCTGGTGAAGATTGATTTGTATTGA